A portion of the Geminocystis sp. M7585_C2015_104 genome contains these proteins:
- the raiA gene encoding ribosome-associated translation inhibitor RaiA, with protein MKLLIQGNNIQVTDAIRNYVEKKLEKAVKHFQHLATKMDVHLSVERNARISNKHKAEVTVYANGTVIRAQENSENLYASIDLVSDKIARQLRKYKERILARKTHTTEKTVNAVEEKMVEASLVGSRQPQLPPEVVRVKYFAMPEMTVEEALEQLQLVDHDFYMFRNKETGEINVIYERNHGGYGLIQPRK; from the coding sequence ATGAAGTTATTGATCCAGGGTAATAATATCCAAGTCACCGATGCCATTCGGAATTATGTAGAGAAAAAATTGGAAAAGGCGGTTAAACACTTTCAACATCTGGCCACAAAAATGGACGTCCACTTGTCGGTGGAACGCAACGCCCGCATCAGCAACAAACATAAGGCAGAAGTGACAGTCTATGCCAATGGCACCGTGATCCGAGCCCAGGAAAATAGTGAAAACCTCTACGCCAGTATAGACCTAGTTTCTGATAAAATTGCCCGTCAACTCCGCAAGTACAAGGAACGCATTTTGGCCAGGAAAACCCACACCACCGAGAAGACTGTAAATGCGGTGGAGGAGAAAATGGTAGAAGCTAGTCTGGTAGGCTCTCGCCAGCCCCAATTACCCCCGGAGGTGGTTCGGGTGAAGTATTTTGCTATGCCAGAGATGACTGTAGAAGAGGCCCTGGAACAGCTGCAGTTGGTAGACCATGACTTTTACATGTTCCGCAACAAGGAAACCGGCGAAATCAACGTCATCTATGAGCGTAACCACGGCGGCTATGGCTTAATTCAACCCCGCAAATAA